The following is a genomic window from Leptospira dzoumogneensis.
CTCTTCACCTTTACATAACCTCAGCTAATAAAAAATTTTAATTTCTCATTCGCAGTTATATTCGTTGTAAAAGAACTGATTATTTGCCTCAGCGAGTTTTTCTTTTTGAGGGAAGAGGACTTCCGTCTTTTTAACTCGTTTGGCCTTGCCGGCGATTTCCCATACGGAAAAGGCCGTAAAAACCAATGTAGAGAATTGAGCTGGCCAGTCAAGGAAAAACGTGAGTTATCTCTTTGATTTTTTGGAGAAAAGAAAGAGAAATTCCCGGAAAAAATACTCCGTTTTTGCTCTCTAAACGCCGAACGGGAAAACATATTAGAAATCTATAAAATATTTCCAAGATATTTCCCGCGATAGCGATGCGAAGTGCGTTAGTCCGGGACGCGAAGCGTCACGGATGAGCGCGAATGCGCGAACACGCAGCAGCGCGACTCCCGCGAAGCGGGAGGATCGCCCAAAACTTTCATATTATTTCCGGTATAGTTACTCTTCTTCTATCGAATAATTTTCGCCGATCGAAAAGGCACAGATCCGCGACAAATGAGTGTATGATAAGCCTGTTTCTTCTGCCCATTCATTCAGTTGTTTTTGGATGAGGATTAGATCTTTTTTGGATTTTCCGGATTTCGAGAGCGAAAGACCTGCATCACGTAAACATAATATTACATCCGAAGAAAGAATGAAGGAATCTCTTCCGATAAATCGTAAAAAATATTGTCCCGTCATTTCGCCCAATCTTGATCCTCGTTTGGAAAGAAAATCCAATAAACCGATTTGATCTTGGATCGGCCAATCCGCCAAAAATTTTCCGAAACTTCCGTGTTCTATCGCAACGTCTATGACGAACTGCGCATTCTTTCTTACGGAAGAGATCTTTTGTGCGTTACGAATGATCCGTTCGTCGGAACTCAATGCGTCCCAAAATCGATTCGGCTGCTTGAGCAATTTTGCAGGATCGAACCCTAAAAACGCGTCTTCAAATCCCGACCATTTGTTTTCTACGACCTTCCATACGAATCCAGCCGAGAAAACTCTCTTTGTCATCTCACTGAGGATCCGATCATCAGGGATACGACCGAGTTTGTTTTTAGGGGTTACTTTAGGGAGAAGAGTTTGTAATATTTTCTCTCCACCTTTTCTTTTAGCGGCCCGTTTTCGGATCTTTTCAAAAGAGATCATATATTCCTCGGTTAAAATTTAGAAGAGATCGGTACTAAAGTAGAAATACAGATGCCTTTTTTTATTCAATTCTTTATGAGGGCGGGGCCCTTTTAAAAAAATTCCCCCTCCACTGTCACACTTCCCCACCTCGAGCGTCTTTCCTTTAAAAGAGGAAACAAATGAACACAAGATTCAATTACGCTAAAGTGTATCCCCAAGTTTTGGAAAAAATGATGGAGATGGAAAACTTTGCTAAAAGTTCAGGGATCGAAATCAAACTTTACGAGCTGATCAAGATCAGGGCTTCCCAGATCAACGGCTGCGCTTTCTGTATTAACATGCACACTGTGGATGCCAGAAAATTAGGAGAAGAAGAAAGAAGGATCTACCTTTTGAACGCTTGGAGAGAGGCTCCTTATTATACTGAAAAAGAAAGAGCCGCTCTGGAATTAACAGAATATGTGACTAAAATTTCCGAACATGGTGTTTCGGACGATCTGTATGCAAGAGTACGAGCTCAGTTTGAGGAAAAGGAATTTATCGCTTTGATCGTTGTGATCAACACGATCAATTCCTGGAATCGGATCGCGATCTCCACAGGGATGACTGCTCCGAACTAAATCGCGGCTCTATTTAAAAATTCATACGTGCCTTTGGATCGGTTCTCGATCGAAGGACGTATGAAATATCGACCGAAACTCGGCAGGCAACCTTCCTATTCTAACTTAGTTGCTTCTAATGTTTTTGTCAAAGATTGGGAAGTACCCTTTAATCTTTCTAAACTAGTTCTGAGTTTTTCCGTGATCTCGGACATTTCCATGGATCTCCTGCTCAGATATTCTATCCCATTCAGGATCTGTTTAGCTCCATTCGATTGTTCTAATGTGGAATTTTTCATCTCTTTAGAAAGATCACGGATATGTTTGTTCTTATCTTCCACTTCAGTGGAAAGACTTTTTTGTCTGTCTACAGAATCTCCCACCTGAGCAAGAGCTTCTCCGATAGAACCTATCCCTGAAGTCAATTCACGGAATGCCTGGACTAATTCTCCGAATTTTTCGGAGCTTGTATCGGAAGCCTCTCCCAA
Proteins encoded in this region:
- a CDS encoding DNA-3-methyladenine glycosylase I is translated as MISFEKIRKRAAKRKGGEKILQTLLPKVTPKNKLGRIPDDRILSEMTKRVFSAGFVWKVVENKWSGFEDAFLGFDPAKLLKQPNRFWDALSSDERIIRNAQKISSVRKNAQFVIDVAIEHGSFGKFLADWPIQDQIGLLDFLSKRGSRLGEMTGQYFLRFIGRDSFILSSDVILCLRDAGLSLSKSGKSKKDLILIQKQLNEWAEETGLSYTHLSRICAFSIGENYSIEEE
- a CDS encoding carboxymuconolactone decarboxylase family protein, producing MNTRFNYAKVYPQVLEKMMEMENFAKSSGIEIKLYELIKIRASQINGCAFCINMHTVDARKLGEEERRIYLLNAWREAPYYTEKERAALELTEYVTKISEHGVSDDLYARVRAQFEEKEFIALIVVINTINSWNRIAISTGMTAPN